The following are encoded in a window of Scophthalmus maximus strain ysfricsl-2021 chromosome 6, ASM2237912v1, whole genome shotgun sequence genomic DNA:
- the LOC118309514 gene encoding tubulin beta chain, with translation MTSFLVLYKRPVIGQYPIRDPPSCSQYCILTIMREIVHLQIGQCGNQIGSKFWEVISEEHGINATGIYEGDSHLQLERANVYFNEAFGGKYVPRALLIDLEPGTMDSVRGSRIGALFRPDNFIHGNSGAGNNWAKGHYTEGAELVEQVMDRVRNESEGCDCLQGFQMVHSLGGGTGSGMGTLLINKIREEYPDRIMNTFSVMPSPKVSDTVVEPYNATLSVHQLLENTDATFCIDNEALYDICFRTLKLTTPTYGDLNHLVSMTMSGVTTSLRFPGQLNADLRKLAVNMVPFPRLHFFMPGFAPLTARGHQSYRALTVPELTQQMFDARNMMTACDPRRGRYLTVAAIFRGRMSTKEVDEQMLSIQQKNSEYFVDWIPHNVKVAVCDIPPRGLKMSATFIGNNTAIQDIFRRVGEQFALMFRRKAFLHWYTGEGMDELEFTEAESNLNDLVSEYQQYQDATAADDDLEAEDEEEEGPSSSATTKVQSLVEVQLETVSETVKETVDE, from the exons atgacatcatttctGGTGCTGTATAAAAGGCCAGTTATAGGACAGTATCCGATCAGAGACCCTCCGAGCTGCTCTCAGTACTGTATCCTGACCATCATGCGTGAAATTGTACATCTGCAAATTGGACAATGCGGCAACCAGATCGGCTCGAAG TTTTGGGAAGTGATCAGTGAAGAGCATGGGATCAATGCAACGGGCATCTATGAAGGAGACAGCCACCTGCAGCTGGAGAGGGCCAATGTCTACTTCAACGAGGCATTtg GTGGGAAATATGTGCCCCGAGCCCTACTGATTGACCTGGAGCCCGGCACCATGGACAGTGTCAGAGGAAGCCGCATCGGGGCCCTTTTCAGGCCAGACAATTTCATCCACG GAAACTCAGGCGCTGGGAATAACTGGGCGAAGGGCCACTACACAGAGGGAGCGGAGCTGGTGGAGCAGGTGATGGACAGAGTGAGGAACGAGAGTGAAGGCTGCGATTGCCTGCAGGGTTTCCAGATGGTTCACTCATTGGGGGGTGGTACCGGCTCCGGCATGGGAACCCTCCTCATCAACAAGATCCGAGAGGAGTACCCCGACCGCATAATGAACACCTTCAGCGTTATGCCCTCCCCTAAAGTCTCTGACACGGTGGTGGAGCCGTACAACGCCACTCTGTCGGTCCACCAACTCCTGGAGAACACGGACGCGACCTTCTGCATCGACAACGAGGCCCTGTACGATATCTGTTTCCGCACGCTGAAACTGACCACGCCGACTTATGGGGACCTCAACCACTTGGTCTCTATGACCATGAGTGGGGTCACGACCTCCCTGAGATTCCCCGGACAGCTCAACGCAGACCTGAGGAAGCTGGCTGTCAACATGGTGCCTTTCCCCCGCCTCCACTTCTTCATGCCAGGCTTCGCCCCCCTGACGGCACGTGGCCACCAATCGTATCGAGCCCTCACTGTGCCTGAGCTCACGCAGCAGATGTTTGATGCCCGCAACATGATGACGGCGTGCGACCCAAGGCGAGGGCGCTACCTCACAGTTGCAGCTATCTTCCGTGGTAGGATGTCCACCAAAGAGGTAGATGAACAAATGCTTTCTATCCAGCAGAAAAACAGCGAATACTTTGTGGACTGGATCCCACATAACGTCAAGGTTGCCGTGTGTGACATCCCACCCCGGGGCCTCAAAATGTCCGCCACCTTCATCGGCAATAACACGGCCATTCAGGACATATTCCGCCGTGTTGGCGAGCAGTTCGCCCTGATGTTCAGACGGAAGGCCTTTCTTCACTGGTATACAGGGGAAGGTATGGATGAGCTGGAGTTCACCGAGGCAGAGAGCAACCTCAACGACCTGGTGTCAGAGTACCAGCAGTATCAAGATGCTACTGCCGCTGATGACGATTTGGAagcagaggatgaagaagaggagggaccCTCATCTTCAGCGACAACAAAGGTTCAGTCTCTCGTGGAAGTTCAACTGGAAACTGTGAGTGAAACAGTCAAAGAGACTGTAGATGAGTAG